One segment of Agromyces albus DNA contains the following:
- a CDS encoding tyrosine-type recombinase/integrase, with protein MAGRPRLAIGTYGSIQTTELARGRFRALTRFRDWDGQTRQVGATGESRNAAITALKLDLQERMRHAGTQGSLTPDSKFADLADAWLDDLRLDVDRAESTKETYERQLRGSVLPFFADFAVREITVGRIERYLKQQRLRSFSMAKHSKTTLSMVLAFGVRQGLLERNPVKETSQLKKPKRVPKALTPDELAAIRTAAREFGTDPHWLGPRPDGQVRDLIEVMLGTATRIGEALALRKCDVDVTAEPPRVEICGTIIQRSGVPVYRQEHPKTKESNRLVPVPVFAAEVLRRRLALLPADAEPEHLLFFSKNDTPLIPANVRRQFRKILGLAGLADAGISPHAFRRTGATAIAHELGLQAAADMLGHTSTAVTKEHYAEPDRTVTSKPAEVLQRLAPKPPAPDDGVDSISWDDWEE; from the coding sequence ATGGCAGGCCGTCCCCGGCTGGCGATCGGCACCTACGGCAGCATCCAGACGACGGAGCTCGCGCGTGGAAGGTTCCGGGCGCTGACCCGGTTCCGCGACTGGGACGGGCAGACGCGCCAAGTCGGCGCGACAGGGGAGAGCCGCAACGCGGCGATCACCGCGCTGAAGCTCGATCTGCAGGAGCGCATGCGGCACGCCGGCACGCAAGGCTCGCTCACCCCCGACTCGAAGTTCGCGGACCTCGCTGACGCATGGCTGGACGATCTGCGCTTGGACGTCGATCGCGCTGAGAGCACGAAGGAGACCTACGAGCGCCAGCTTCGGGGCAGCGTACTGCCGTTCTTCGCCGACTTCGCGGTGCGCGAGATCACCGTTGGCCGGATCGAGCGGTATCTGAAGCAGCAGCGGCTGCGGTCGTTCTCGATGGCCAAACATTCGAAGACGACGCTGAGCATGGTGTTGGCCTTCGGCGTGCGGCAGGGACTCCTCGAGCGGAATCCAGTGAAGGAGACCTCGCAGCTAAAAAAGCCCAAGCGGGTGCCGAAGGCGCTGACTCCTGACGAGTTGGCGGCGATCCGGACCGCGGCGCGGGAGTTCGGCACCGATCCGCATTGGCTCGGGCCCCGACCGGATGGGCAGGTGCGCGACCTCATCGAGGTCATGCTCGGTACGGCGACTCGTATCGGCGAGGCGCTCGCGCTGCGGAAATGCGACGTCGACGTGACGGCGGAGCCGCCGCGGGTCGAGATCTGCGGCACGATCATCCAGCGCAGCGGGGTGCCGGTCTACCGGCAGGAGCATCCGAAGACGAAAGAATCGAATCGGCTCGTGCCCGTCCCGGTGTTCGCAGCCGAGGTGCTTCGTCGGCGGCTCGCCCTCCTTCCGGCCGATGCTGAGCCCGAGCATCTTCTGTTCTTCTCGAAGAACGACACGCCGCTCATCCCCGCGAATGTACGGCGGCAGTTCCGGAAGATCCTCGGGCTGGCCGGCCTCGCTGATGCGGGGATCTCGCCGCATGCGTTCCGTCGGACGGGCGCGACCGCGATCGCCCACGAGCTCGGATTGCAAGCAGCAGCCGACATGCTCGGGCACACATCGACGGCCGTTACGAAGGAGCACTATGCGGAGCCGGATCGAACGGTGACGTCCAAACCGGCCGAGGTGCTCCAGCGACTGGCGCCGAAGCCGCCTGCTCCGGACGACGGCGTTGACTCAATCTCGTGGGACGACTGGGAGGAGTAG
- a CDS encoding permease prefix domain 1-containing protein, which produces MDSVEHQIDQWRAAVLRGRAVDGGDADELEGHLREQIEELESAGLSGDEAFLIAVKRLGEVDLITAEFAREHSDRLWKQLVMSHPDESGQQAVLTMLGFALVTAVLIQVARLLAQVPGSSSAWFLRDLSLFVLPVLATFFAVVRRMPLRPAVSLVGAVAVLAVAVNVFPFPPGSSTDLLVAIHLPFALWFVVGVAYVGGDVRSAARRMDFIRFTGEWAIYYALIALGGAVLLGLTSLVLTPIAPDAIPEVMTWVVPSGAAGAVVVAAWLVEEKKSVIENLAPVLTAIFTPLFAVMLLVSAIGYLAAGVGRDFDRDLLTVFDVLLLVVLGLVVYGISARDTNRPAGLMDVLRLVAVIAAVVLDILVLGSMLARVGEFGFTANRVAALGLNVVLLVNLVMTAWLIARLLAAKASAVRLERWQTGYLPVFAGWVLVVVLVVPPLFGFA; this is translated from the coding sequence ATGGATTCCGTCGAGCACCAGATCGACCAATGGCGCGCCGCGGTCCTTCGGGGTCGTGCGGTCGACGGAGGCGACGCCGACGAGCTCGAAGGCCATCTGCGGGAGCAGATCGAAGAGCTCGAGAGTGCCGGACTCTCGGGCGATGAGGCCTTCCTCATCGCGGTCAAGCGGCTGGGTGAGGTTGACCTCATCACCGCGGAGTTCGCTCGCGAGCACAGCGATCGGCTCTGGAAGCAGCTCGTGATGTCACACCCTGACGAGAGCGGGCAGCAGGCGGTGCTGACGATGCTCGGCTTCGCCTTGGTCACCGCCGTGCTCATCCAGGTCGCTCGCCTTCTCGCCCAGGTTCCCGGCTCGAGCAGCGCGTGGTTCCTGCGGGACCTCAGCCTCTTCGTCCTGCCGGTGCTCGCGACGTTCTTCGCGGTGGTCAGACGGATGCCGTTGAGACCCGCCGTCAGCCTCGTCGGGGCAGTGGCCGTGCTCGCAGTGGCCGTCAACGTCTTCCCGTTTCCTCCGGGTTCGAGCACCGACCTGCTCGTCGCGATTCATCTCCCGTTCGCGCTCTGGTTCGTCGTGGGTGTCGCCTATGTCGGGGGAGACGTGCGATCAGCCGCCAGGCGCATGGACTTCATCCGATTCACCGGCGAGTGGGCGATCTACTATGCGCTGATCGCCCTCGGCGGCGCGGTGCTGCTCGGCCTGACCAGCCTCGTGCTCACGCCGATCGCCCCCGACGCGATCCCGGAGGTCATGACCTGGGTCGTTCCATCGGGAGCCGCGGGAGCTGTGGTCGTGGCAGCGTGGCTCGTCGAGGAGAAGAAGAGCGTCATCGAGAATCTCGCGCCGGTGCTCACCGCCATCTTCACGCCGTTGTTCGCCGTCATGCTGCTGGTATCGGCGATCGGATACCTCGCGGCAGGCGTCGGGCGCGACTTCGACCGCGACCTGCTGACCGTGTTCGACGTGCTCCTGCTCGTCGTCCTCGGCCTCGTGGTCTACGGCATCTCGGCGCGTGACACGAACCGCCCGGCCGGCTTGATGGATGTGCTCCGCCTGGTGGCGGTCATCGCCGCCGTCGTGCTCGATATTCTCGTGCTCGGCTCGATGCTCGCCCGCGTGGGCGAGTTCGGGTTCACCGCCAACCGCGTGGCGGCACTCGGGCTGAACGTCGTGCTGCTCGTGAACCTCGTGATGACGGCATGGCTCATCGCCCGCCTGCTCGCGGCGAAGGCGTCGGCGGTCCGGCTCGAGCGGTGGCAGACCGGATACCTCCCGGTGTTCGCGGGCTGGGTGCTGGTGGTCGTGCTCGTCGTGCCGCCCCTCTTCGGCTTCGCGTGA
- the def gene encoding peptide deformylase — protein sequence MAVLPIRITGDPVLHSPALPVESIDDELRALVRDLFETMDAAPGVGLAAPQVGVALRLFTFGWVDEAGTRWRGVAINPELWISPPPVGDPDPDEESEGCLSFPGERFGLRRAERAILRATDLEGVRFEIEAEGWLARIFQHEYDHLDGILYTDRLGERDQRIVTKINRKLGWGQPGQQWMPGVDDLEG from the coding sequence ATGGCCGTGCTCCCCATACGAATCACCGGCGACCCGGTCCTCCACTCCCCCGCCCTGCCCGTCGAGTCGATCGACGATGAACTGCGTGCGCTCGTGCGGGATCTCTTCGAGACGATGGATGCCGCGCCGGGCGTCGGCCTCGCCGCTCCGCAAGTGGGTGTGGCGCTCCGGCTCTTCACCTTCGGCTGGGTCGACGAGGCGGGCACCCGCTGGCGCGGCGTCGCGATCAATCCCGAACTCTGGATCTCCCCGCCCCCCGTCGGCGACCCCGACCCCGACGAGGAGTCCGAGGGCTGCCTCTCCTTCCCGGGCGAGCGATTCGGCTTGCGTCGCGCCGAGCGCGCGATCCTCCGCGCGACCGACCTCGAGGGTGTCCGGTTCGAGATCGAGGCCGAGGGCTGGCTCGCGCGAATCTTCCAGCACGAGTACGACCACCTCGACGGCATCCTCTACACCGACCGCTTGGGCGAGCGCGACCAGCGCATCGTCACGAAGATCAATCGCAAGCTCGGTTGGGGGCAGCCGGGCCAGCAGTGGATGCCGGGCGTCGACGACCTCGAAGGCTGA
- a CDS encoding PadR family transcriptional regulator: MDRGVMNIDKDLVAAMATPLVLAILVEGTSYGYAILKRVRELSGGDLEWTDGMLYPLLHRLERMGCIRAEWGVSPEGRRRRYYKITEVGRAQLAEQRRQWDTATRTLGGLWEMAVPVAGA, translated from the coding sequence ATGGATCGGGGTGTCATGAACATCGACAAAGACCTGGTGGCCGCGATGGCGACACCGCTCGTGCTTGCGATCCTCGTCGAGGGCACGAGCTACGGCTATGCGATCCTCAAGCGGGTCCGTGAGCTCTCCGGCGGCGATCTCGAATGGACCGACGGAATGCTGTATCCGCTGCTCCACCGGCTCGAGCGAATGGGCTGCATCCGCGCCGAGTGGGGCGTCTCGCCCGAGGGCAGGCGCCGCCGCTATTACAAGATCACCGAGGTCGGTCGCGCCCAGCTGGCGGAGCAGCGGCGGCAATGGGACACCGCGACCCGCACTCTCGGCGGGCTGTGGGAAATGGCAGTTCCAGTGGCAGGGGCATGA
- a CDS encoding glycosyltransferase: protein MSDNPGATPSAGTDGAETERPLRILIGADTFAPDVNGAAKFAERLAAGLVERGHDVHVMAPAASRKHGTWKEVHEGQEITAHRLNSWRWYPHDWLRFALPWRIRQNSARVIDEVTPDVVHFQSHIIVGRGLSLEAEKRGIRIVGTNHFMPENMLEFTLLPAGWQEWAVGLAWKAARRTFGRAEAVTTPTRKAAQFLEKHTGLSGVHAISCGIDAHKYEPSWEPRSENRILFVGRVTGEKQIDVLLRAFALLPAELDAKLEIVGGGDQKRNLEHMAVELGVADQVTFTGYVADDALRGAYHRASVLAMPSIAELQSIVTMEAMASALPIVAANAMALPHLVHDGENGYLFEPGSPEDLAAKLRIVLEAPAAEYRALKEGSLRMIAAHDIQRTISTFESLYRGKPVTDPVTDVAPAALPE from the coding sequence GTGTCTGACAATCCCGGTGCTACACCTTCCGCCGGCACCGACGGCGCAGAGACGGAACGGCCGCTCAGGATCCTGATCGGCGCCGACACCTTCGCTCCCGACGTCAATGGGGCAGCGAAGTTCGCCGAGCGCCTCGCGGCCGGCCTGGTCGAGCGCGGTCACGACGTGCACGTCATGGCCCCAGCTGCCAGCCGCAAGCACGGCACCTGGAAAGAGGTGCACGAGGGCCAGGAGATCACGGCGCACCGCCTGAACAGCTGGCGCTGGTATCCGCACGACTGGCTCCGATTCGCGCTGCCGTGGCGCATCCGCCAGAACAGCGCCCGCGTGATCGACGAGGTGACACCCGACGTGGTGCACTTCCAGTCGCACATCATCGTTGGGCGGGGCCTTTCGCTCGAAGCCGAGAAGCGCGGCATCCGGATCGTCGGCACCAATCACTTCATGCCCGAGAACATGCTCGAGTTCACGCTGTTGCCGGCGGGCTGGCAGGAGTGGGCGGTCGGGCTCGCCTGGAAGGCTGCTCGCCGCACCTTCGGGCGCGCCGAGGCGGTCACCACGCCGACGCGCAAGGCGGCCCAGTTCCTCGAGAAGCACACGGGCCTCTCGGGCGTACACGCGATCTCGTGCGGAATCGACGCGCACAAGTACGAGCCGAGCTGGGAGCCGCGCAGCGAGAATCGCATCCTCTTCGTCGGACGCGTCACCGGTGAGAAGCAGATCGACGTGCTGCTGCGTGCGTTCGCGCTGCTCCCGGCCGAGCTCGACGCGAAGCTCGAGATCGTCGGCGGCGGCGACCAGAAGCGCAACCTCGAGCACATGGCCGTGGAGCTCGGAGTCGCAGATCAGGTGACATTCACCGGCTACGTGGCCGACGACGCCTTGCGAGGCGCCTACCACCGGGCATCCGTGCTCGCCATGCCCTCCATCGCCGAACTGCAGAGCATCGTCACGATGGAGGCCATGGCCTCGGCCCTGCCGATCGTCGCGGCCAACGCGATGGCCCTCCCGCACCTCGTGCACGACGGCGAGAACGGATACCTCTTCGAACCGGGCAGCCCTGAAGACCTCGCGGCCAAGCTCCGGATCGTGCTCGAGGCGCCGGCGGCAGAATATCGCGCACTCAAGGAGGGGTCGCTTCGCATGATCGCCGCCCACGACATCCAGCGCACGATCTCGACGTTCGAGAGCCTGTATCGTGGGAAGCCGGTGACCGACCCGGTCACCGATGTCGCACCGGCGGCGCTCCCCGAGTGA
- a CDS encoding primary-amine oxidase codes for MTHALDRLTAEEIDTSRRLVLADGFDEDATAFMLVNLIEPEKHAVLDGTATERRVGSVLLDRRDGTVSEITTDLTAGRVVARRTIDLTEEGQPPIVLEEFDRIEELLRAHDGWVDAMHTRGIDDVSLVRISALSAGRFGLPDEDGRRIVRCLSFLQLDADDNAWAHPIDGIVAYVDLVTGEVMKLIDDKIFDIPLERYNFHRADELPAPRQTQKPIVITQPEGPSFTVDGDVVEWEKWRFRIGFNQVEGLTLHEIGFTDGERHRPIVYRASVAEMVVPYGDPSPVRFWQNYFDAGEYSLGKSANSLTLGCDCLGEIRYFDATIAATDGKPQTITNAICMHEEDASILWKHTDEYYHSTDVRRNRRLVVSFFITVGNYDYGFYWHFYLDGRIELECKATGVVFASAYPGAQPDGSDYPWASEIAPGIGAPYHQHLFSARLDVTLDGVRNAVDELEAKRVQMGPENQYGNGFTLATRRLKTEQEGVRDADGKRGRAWHIVNPEVRNVVGRPVGYILRSEGQPSLLADPSSSIARRAAFTTHDLWVTRYSPTERYPSGELVNQNNGFGTIDRWIERDADIDGQDIVVWHTFGLTHFPRTEDWPIMPVDSTGFSLVPHGFFDHNPTLDVPAPAPAHGTCHTGAATCHCSDGHGSCGC; via the coding sequence ATGACGCACGCACTCGACCGCCTCACCGCCGAAGAGATCGACACCAGTCGCCGCCTCGTGCTCGCCGACGGGTTCGACGAGGATGCCACGGCCTTCATGCTCGTGAACCTCATCGAACCCGAGAAGCATGCCGTCCTGGACGGCACGGCCACGGAGCGACGCGTCGGCAGCGTGCTGCTCGACCGGCGCGACGGCACGGTCTCCGAGATCACGACCGACCTGACGGCGGGCCGCGTGGTCGCACGGCGCACGATCGACCTCACCGAGGAGGGCCAACCGCCGATCGTGCTCGAGGAGTTCGACCGCATCGAGGAGCTGCTGCGCGCGCACGACGGCTGGGTCGACGCGATGCACACGCGCGGCATCGACGACGTCTCCCTCGTCCGCATCTCGGCCCTGTCGGCGGGCCGCTTCGGTCTGCCCGATGAAGACGGCCGCCGCATCGTGCGCTGCCTGTCGTTCCTGCAGCTCGACGCCGATGACAACGCGTGGGCGCACCCGATCGACGGCATCGTCGCGTACGTCGACCTCGTCACCGGCGAGGTGATGAAGCTGATCGACGACAAGATCTTCGACATCCCGCTCGAGCGGTACAACTTCCACCGTGCCGACGAGCTACCGGCGCCGCGTCAGACGCAGAAGCCGATCGTTATCACGCAGCCCGAGGGCCCGAGCTTCACCGTCGACGGTGATGTCGTCGAGTGGGAGAAGTGGCGGTTCCGCATCGGGTTCAACCAGGTGGAGGGGCTCACACTGCACGAGATCGGTTTTACCGACGGCGAGCGCCACCGTCCGATCGTGTACCGGGCGTCGGTGGCCGAGATGGTGGTGCCCTACGGCGACCCGAGCCCGGTGCGGTTCTGGCAGAACTACTTCGATGCCGGCGAGTACTCGCTGGGCAAGTCGGCGAACTCGCTGACCCTCGGGTGCGACTGCCTCGGCGAGATCCGCTACTTCGACGCCACGATCGCCGCGACCGACGGCAAGCCGCAGACGATCACGAACGCGATCTGCATGCACGAGGAGGATGCATCCATCCTCTGGAAGCACACCGACGAGTACTACCACTCGACCGATGTGCGCCGGAACCGGCGACTGGTCGTCTCGTTCTTCATCACGGTCGGCAACTACGACTACGGCTTCTACTGGCATTTCTATCTCGACGGCCGCATCGAGCTGGAGTGCAAGGCGACCGGCGTGGTGTTCGCGTCGGCCTACCCGGGAGCGCAACCCGACGGCAGCGATTACCCGTGGGCGTCGGAGATCGCACCCGGGATCGGCGCGCCGTACCACCAGCACCTGTTCTCGGCCCGGCTCGACGTCACGCTCGACGGCGTGCGCAACGCGGTCGACGAGCTCGAGGCGAAGCGCGTGCAGATGGGGCCCGAGAACCAGTACGGCAACGGCTTCACTCTGGCGACGCGGCGGTTGAAGACGGAGCAGGAGGGCGTGCGCGATGCCGACGGCAAGCGCGGTCGGGCCTGGCACATCGTGAACCCCGAGGTGCGGAACGTCGTGGGCAGGCCGGTCGGCTACATCCTCCGCTCGGAGGGCCAGCCGAGTCTGCTCGCCGACCCGTCGTCGTCGATCGCGCGCCGTGCAGCGTTCACTACCCACGACCTGTGGGTCACGCGATACTCCCCGACCGAGCGCTATCCGTCGGGCGAGCTCGTGAACCAGAACAACGGCTTCGGCACGATCGACCGCTGGATCGAGCGCGACGCCGACATCGACGGTCAGGACATCGTCGTGTGGCACACGTTCGGGCTCACGCACTTCCCGCGCACCGAGGACTGGCCGATCATGCCCGTCGACAGCACCGGCTTCTCCCTCGTGCCGCACGGCTTCTTCGACCACAACCCGACCCTCGACGTGCCAGCTCCGGCTCCCGCTCACGGCACCTGCCACACCGGCGCCGCGACCTGCCACTGCAGCGACGGGCACGGTTCCTGCGGGTGCTGA
- a CDS encoding aldehyde dehydrogenase — protein MHTHADWQRLAETIEPRTRAYIDGAFVDAADGETFETVNPATGAVIARVARGREVEIDRAVAAARRSFESGVWSQAAPAERKGVLLALAGAIRDAADELALLDSIDGGKLIADTTAIDIPGSAAILQWYAEAIDKVYGEVAPTGGTDLAVVTREPVGVVGAVVPWNYPLETAIWKLAPALAAGNSVVLKPAEETPLSALRFAELATEAGLPAGVLNVVPGYGHEAGQALGLHDDVDVIAFTGSTSVGKKFLEYSSRSNMKAVWLECGGKSANLVFADVADLDAVADFAVAGIFTCSGQVCSANSRLLVERSIVDDLTDRVVARARAIRVGDPLDPDTAMGPLVSAAQLTRVRGHVDGARSAARLVTGGDTSLAESGGFFLEPTVFADTPVDSALWREEIFGPVLAITPFDDEAEAIRLANDSDYGLAASVFTDNIHRALRVSKALRAGTVSVNTVDALDVVTPFGGAKQSGFGRDLSLHAFDNYTALKTTWFAGR, from the coding sequence ATGCACACGCACGCTGACTGGCAGCGTCTCGCCGAGACGATCGAGCCGCGCACCCGCGCGTACATCGACGGCGCTTTCGTCGACGCCGCCGACGGCGAGACGTTTGAGACGGTGAACCCCGCGACCGGAGCCGTCATCGCCCGCGTCGCCCGGGGGCGCGAGGTCGAAATCGACCGCGCGGTCGCCGCCGCTCGACGCTCGTTCGAGTCGGGCGTGTGGTCGCAGGCCGCGCCCGCCGAGCGCAAGGGGGTGCTGCTGGCGCTCGCGGGTGCGATCCGGGATGCCGCGGACGAACTCGCCCTGCTCGACAGCATCGACGGCGGCAAGCTCATCGCCGACACGACGGCGATCGACATCCCCGGGAGCGCCGCGATCCTGCAGTGGTACGCGGAGGCGATCGACAAGGTCTACGGCGAGGTCGCCCCGACCGGCGGCACCGACCTGGCGGTCGTCACCCGCGAGCCCGTCGGTGTCGTCGGTGCGGTCGTGCCGTGGAACTACCCCCTCGAGACGGCGATCTGGAAGCTCGCCCCCGCACTGGCTGCGGGCAACAGCGTCGTGCTGAAGCCGGCCGAGGAGACGCCGCTGTCGGCGCTGCGCTTCGCCGAGCTCGCCACCGAGGCGGGTCTGCCCGCCGGGGTGCTCAACGTCGTGCCGGGCTACGGTCACGAGGCCGGTCAGGCTCTCGGCCTGCACGATGACGTCGACGTGATCGCGTTCACCGGGTCGACCTCGGTTGGCAAGAAGTTCCTCGAGTACTCCAGCCGGTCGAACATGAAGGCGGTGTGGCTCGAGTGCGGCGGTAAAAGCGCGAATCTCGTGTTCGCCGACGTCGCCGATCTCGACGCGGTCGCCGACTTCGCCGTCGCCGGCATCTTCACGTGCAGCGGTCAGGTCTGCTCGGCGAACTCGCGCCTGCTGGTGGAGCGATCGATCGTCGACGACCTCACCGACCGCGTCGTCGCGCGCGCCCGCGCGATTCGCGTCGGCGACCCCCTCGACCCCGACACTGCCATGGGCCCGCTCGTGAGCGCGGCACAGCTGACGCGGGTGCGCGGACACGTCGACGGCGCCCGATCAGCCGCGCGGCTCGTGACCGGGGGTGACACCTCACTAGCGGAGTCGGGCGGGTTCTTCCTCGAGCCGACCGTCTTCGCCGACACCCCGGTGGACAGCGCGCTGTGGCGGGAGGAGATCTTCGGCCCGGTGCTGGCGATCACCCCGTTCGACGACGAGGCCGAGGCGATCCGCCTCGCTAACGACAGCGACTACGGCCTCGCGGCATCCGTCTTCACCGACAACATCCATCGGGCGCTCCGGGTCTCGAAGGCGCTGCGGGCGGGCACCGTGTCGGTGAACACGGTGGACGCGCTGGACGTCGTGACGCCGTTCGGTGGCGCGAAACAGTCGGGCTTCGGCCGAGACCTCTCGCTGCACGCCTTCGACAACTACACCGCCCTCAAGACCACCTGGTTCGCCGGGCGCTGA
- a CDS encoding helix-turn-helix domain-containing protein, whose amino-acid sequence MNSERLSGLGLEPVLTTSELAEYLGVHVQAIYDLRTDGRGPAGMRVGREIRYRVSDVIHWLDGIHEPEAVPAVEGEG is encoded by the coding sequence ATGAACAGCGAACGCCTCTCCGGGCTCGGCCTCGAGCCCGTGTTGACCACGAGCGAGCTCGCCGAGTACCTCGGCGTGCACGTGCAGGCCATCTACGACCTGCGCACCGACGGACGCGGACCTGCCGGGATGCGGGTCGGCCGGGAGATCCGCTACCGCGTCTCCGACGTCATCCACTGGCTGGACGGCATTCACGAACCGGAGGCCGTGCCCGCTGTCGAAGGTGAGGGTTGA
- a CDS encoding single-stranded DNA-binding protein, producing MALHTQQSLSGFIAAEPQQSVTENGDTRFYVRVGQPHFRRESDGSFTELEPTFHDLVTYRATADRALTRFAKGDSFIAEGYVRTFQVERDGALIEREEFVAKKIGHDLARTNYDVDRSRRSGGGIEEDSPGPRPVVAPAQVRADSAVLGI from the coding sequence ATGGCACTTCACACCCAGCAGTCACTCTCCGGCTTCATCGCCGCGGAGCCACAGCAGTCCGTCACCGAGAACGGCGACACCCGCTTCTACGTCCGCGTCGGCCAGCCCCACTTCCGCCGCGAAAGCGACGGCAGCTTCACCGAACTCGAGCCGACCTTTCACGACCTCGTCACTTACCGCGCGACCGCCGACCGCGCACTCACCCGGTTCGCAAAGGGCGACAGCTTCATCGCCGAAGGCTACGTCCGTACCTTCCAAGTCGAACGCGACGGCGCGCTCATCGAACGGGAGGAGTTCGTCGCGAAGAAGATCGGCCACGACCTCGCCCGCACCAACTACGACGTCGATCGCAGCCGCCGATCGGGCGGCGGCATCGAAGAGGATTCCCCTGGCCCACGTCCAGTCGTCGCGCCGGCGCAGGTGCGCGCCGACTCCGCCGTGCTCGGGATATGA
- a CDS encoding DMT family transporter produces the protein MSELTEQIALDPTSFIGIPLALVGAVFLSLGAQFQHRGVVKVESRTVDTLGKGLSFNQLALLLARPSWVLGSVMLGLAIVFQLSSLYFAPIIVVQPLGAIALVITSILNSRINHVRLKHKSIIAIVMCVGGVLLFVGVAAFTAVDKPVTDQHLITILIILAVVLAAAGVAFGWMRRHIRAIFYVIMAGVLYGFVATLAKVVLGRLQQGEFEWLTWLCVVGLLAATGLGAYFVQNAYASGPPDLVIAGLTVVDPMVAVAIGIIVLGEASQAPLWANGVFVLAGVIAVVGVFQLAKNHPQTRI, from the coding sequence ATGAGCGAGCTCACCGAGCAGATCGCCCTCGACCCCACCTCCTTCATCGGAATTCCGCTCGCGCTCGTGGGAGCGGTCTTCCTGTCGCTGGGCGCACAGTTCCAGCATCGCGGCGTGGTGAAGGTTGAGTCGCGCACCGTCGACACCCTCGGCAAGGGGTTGAGCTTCAACCAGCTCGCGCTGCTGCTCGCGCGCCCGTCATGGGTGCTCGGCTCGGTCATGCTCGGGCTCGCCATCGTCTTCCAGTTGTCGAGTCTCTACTTCGCGCCGATCATCGTCGTGCAGCCGCTCGGCGCGATCGCGCTCGTGATCACCTCCATCCTGAACTCGCGCATCAACCACGTCAGGCTCAAGCACAAATCCATCATCGCAATCGTGATGTGTGTCGGCGGTGTCCTGCTCTTCGTCGGCGTCGCGGCCTTCACCGCCGTCGACAAGCCGGTGACCGATCAGCACCTGATCACGATCCTGATCATCCTCGCCGTCGTGCTCGCGGCAGCCGGAGTGGCCTTCGGATGGATGCGCCGGCACATCCGGGCGATTTTCTACGTCATCATGGCCGGCGTGCTCTACGGGTTCGTGGCGACGCTCGCGAAGGTGGTGCTCGGCCGACTCCAGCAGGGGGAGTTCGAGTGGCTCACCTGGCTGTGCGTCGTCGGCCTGCTCGCAGCGACCGGCCTCGGTGCGTACTTCGTGCAGAATGCCTACGCATCGGGCCCGCCCGACCTCGTCATCGCGGGGCTCACGGTGGTCGACCCGATGGTCGCGGTCGCGATCGGCATCATCGTGTTGGGGGAGGCGTCGCAGGCGCCGCTCTGGGCGAACGGGGTCTTCGTGCTCGCCGGCGTGATCGCGGTGGTGGGCGTCTTCCAGCTCGCGAAGAACCACCCGCAAACACGGATCTGA